A single region of the Gopherus evgoodei ecotype Sinaloan lineage chromosome 3, rGopEvg1_v1.p, whole genome shotgun sequence genome encodes:
- the RHEBL1 gene encoding GTPase RhebL1 isoform X1, with translation MPLVRYRKVVILGYRSVGKTSLTHQFVDGEFLECYDPTVESTYNKMLMVGKDEFHLQLVDTAGQDEYTILPPSFSIGIHGYLLVYSVTSLRSFQVVKTLHNRLYESRGKTRMPVVLVGNKADLSMESREVKTDEGKKLADSWGAVFLESSAKENQMTRGIFTKIIEEIDRVDNSYCTVRSCLLM, from the exons ATGCCGCTGGTGCGCTACCGGAAGGTGGTGATCCTGGGCTACCGCTCCGTGG GTAAAACTTCCCTGACTCATCAGTTTGTGGACGGGGAATTCCTGGAGTGCTACGACCCTACAGTGGAAAGCA CCTACAACAAAATGCTGATGGTGGGaaaggatgaatttcacctcCAGCTAGTGGATACTGCAGGGCAG GACGAGTACACCATCCTGCCCCCCTCCTTCAGCATTGGGATCCATGGATACCTGCTGGTCTATTCGGTCACCTCGCTCAGAAG CTTCCAGGTGGTTAAGACCCTTCACAACAGGCTGTACGAAAGCAGAGGGAAGACCCG GATGCCGGTGGTGCTGGTCGGGAACAAGGCTGATCTCTCCATGGAGAG CCGGGAGGTGAAGACAGATGAGGGCAAGAAGCTGGCGGATTCCTGGGGGGCTGTGTTCCTGGAGTCATCGGCCAAAGAGAACCAG ATGACCCGAGGAATCTTCACCAAGATCATAGAGGAGATTGACCGGGTGGACAACTCGTACTGCACCGTGCGCAGCTGCCTCCTGATGTGA
- the RHEBL1 gene encoding GTPase RhebL1 isoform X2, whose product MPLVRYRKVVILGYRSVAYNKMLMVGKDEFHLQLVDTAGQDEYTILPPSFSIGIHGYLLVYSVTSLRSFQVVKTLHNRLYESRGKTRMPVVLVGNKADLSMESREVKTDEGKKLADSWGAVFLESSAKENQMTRGIFTKIIEEIDRVDNSYCTVRSCLLM is encoded by the exons ATGCCGCTGGTGCGCTACCGGAAGGTGGTGATCCTGGGCTACCGCTCCGTGG CCTACAACAAAATGCTGATGGTGGGaaaggatgaatttcacctcCAGCTAGTGGATACTGCAGGGCAG GACGAGTACACCATCCTGCCCCCCTCCTTCAGCATTGGGATCCATGGATACCTGCTGGTCTATTCGGTCACCTCGCTCAGAAG CTTCCAGGTGGTTAAGACCCTTCACAACAGGCTGTACGAAAGCAGAGGGAAGACCCG GATGCCGGTGGTGCTGGTCGGGAACAAGGCTGATCTCTCCATGGAGAG CCGGGAGGTGAAGACAGATGAGGGCAAGAAGCTGGCGGATTCCTGGGGGGCTGTGTTCCTGGAGTCATCGGCCAAAGAGAACCAG ATGACCCGAGGAATCTTCACCAAGATCATAGAGGAGATTGACCGGGTGGACAACTCGTACTGCACCGTGCGCAGCTGCCTCCTGATGTGA